In Chitinivibrionales bacterium, the following proteins share a genomic window:
- a CDS encoding cyclic nucleotide-binding domain-containing protein — MAEQNLRFRLLSFLLLFLFGGAIVGETVSLSMAVTVAGAAVLGKLFFINGMLLFFLPALFFSNIDRVNRGKLLSAQLLAVAGILFCYCVLFIVVGKENLEAVSFWILLIYPVSYLSKTTLFLTFWTMANDIYTTDEAKRGFPKIAAWGFVGGLCGACGARLLLVAVDAEMIIGLWAAAYCVAFVLSRKITARYWIKFIKKEVPMREQAEGKGIFAGILGVLSNRLIRLIAILYFLVFIAIFFQDYLFWKKSALWFTTSNSLASFQFTFYLVYSVVIIGGLQFAMPGVIAKWGFTRIFYLLPVTLLLGSLVMLALSVLGGSRMALFSGFIIFQFLRYVVFENAFSPVYQMFFAVIPKEKRGRAKTFLDGMVKPSAIMLTGLLLMAAEPNVSVILLMISLASCAMVFAVAMIRKTYTEALIPQPSARHIPDEIIAEIGSRHDQKILSLIKEYSSSNDGDVRSLAVKILSREGSKQAFKILCSIYDNEPGRTVREMIARSLASFSGSGDVQPMIEKMLRDENPRVRANALFSLNAVDADWKGRLYSTVKSMFFESNPRVQIEAAVYLWQTGDDPERENVLAYLGYLLSVKNANRRSAGLYLVAALKPEGWEETLLANLQSSSLQVFIKSVEIIFSSASKKTQCATLRVVEGLSRRHIAAAGRVLQQQGAAAITAITEYLRGADTKRMIVECIHALRVVIESSAEGLKGYPLSPETTSVLSSWVLRELEQVYRDCVAWSLLQKKDREAPGNDGMIFLEDALREHLSRVCEWALDVATLLDPKGVMVAGRRDLDVSESTQRFNLIELLDNFGPHHITMLITPILRRDPWEKLAKTGKGFFTIEEGGEPDIGYFVRSSNRLISMCALNVLRNMADRERLITKEKETLEKIRKDHHSYAAKAAAQLLSPEAMSNTMTIDAFELLERVMSLKKTPLFGNVPAEKLMELAEITQRLSYQKGTLISREGELSDHLYIVAKGSLKIVKVKNNVKSILSIVRRGETYGEIGLFNQAPRSASALANEDCELWVIQRSALKRILLDMPEIAYNLLEVFSEKLRKSGDEVALLHTTLSNSIKE; from the coding sequence ATGGCAGAACAAAACCTCCGGTTCAGGCTCTTGTCATTTCTTCTCCTGTTTCTGTTCGGCGGCGCTATCGTCGGCGAAACCGTGAGCCTTTCGATGGCCGTGACCGTTGCCGGGGCGGCCGTCCTCGGTAAACTTTTTTTCATCAACGGCATGCTGCTTTTTTTTCTGCCCGCGCTGTTTTTCAGCAACATCGACCGCGTCAACCGGGGAAAACTGCTCTCCGCCCAGCTGCTTGCTGTCGCGGGGATCCTTTTCTGCTATTGCGTGCTTTTTATTGTGGTCGGGAAGGAAAACCTAGAAGCGGTTTCCTTCTGGATACTCCTCATCTACCCGGTATCGTATCTCTCCAAGACAACCTTGTTTCTCACCTTCTGGACCATGGCAAACGACATCTACACCACCGACGAAGCGAAAAGAGGGTTCCCGAAAATCGCGGCCTGGGGATTTGTCGGCGGCTTGTGCGGTGCCTGCGGTGCGCGGCTGCTGCTGGTGGCGGTTGATGCGGAAATGATCATCGGTCTGTGGGCGGCAGCGTATTGCGTGGCATTCGTTCTGTCCAGAAAAATCACCGCGAGATACTGGATAAAATTCATTAAAAAAGAAGTCCCGATGAGAGAACAGGCAGAAGGAAAAGGCATTTTTGCCGGCATCCTGGGCGTTCTCTCGAACAGGTTGATACGGCTCATCGCCATTCTCTATTTTCTGGTATTTATTGCAATTTTTTTCCAAGACTACCTGTTCTGGAAAAAAAGCGCGTTATGGTTTACCACGTCGAATTCACTCGCTTCATTTCAATTCACCTTTTATTTGGTTTATTCCGTTGTCATCATCGGGGGGCTGCAGTTCGCCATGCCCGGCGTCATCGCCAAATGGGGCTTCACCAGGATTTTTTACCTTCTGCCCGTCACGCTTCTCCTCGGATCACTGGTGATGCTTGCCCTAAGCGTGCTCGGTGGATCCCGGATGGCGCTTTTTTCGGGGTTCATCATTTTTCAGTTCCTGCGGTATGTCGTTTTTGAAAATGCCTTTTCACCCGTATACCAGATGTTTTTTGCCGTGATTCCAAAGGAAAAACGCGGCCGGGCCAAAACGTTCCTCGACGGCATGGTCAAACCGTCCGCCATCATGCTCACCGGGCTGCTTCTCATGGCCGCAGAACCCAACGTTTCCGTCATTCTGCTGATGATTTCCCTTGCATCATGCGCCATGGTGTTCGCGGTTGCGATGATACGAAAGACGTATACCGAAGCGCTGATACCGCAACCGTCCGCTCGTCACATCCCCGATGAGATTATAGCAGAAATCGGTAGTCGCCATGACCAAAAAATATTATCTTTAATCAAAGAATATTCCTCCTCGAACGACGGCGATGTCCGCAGCTTGGCGGTCAAGATTCTCTCGCGTGAAGGATCCAAGCAGGCCTTTAAAATTCTCTGCAGCATCTATGATAACGAGCCGGGTCGCACCGTGAGAGAGATGATCGCCCGTTCCCTGGCATCGTTTTCCGGCAGCGGCGATGTGCAGCCGATGATTGAAAAAATGCTCAGGGACGAGAATCCAAGGGTGCGTGCGAACGCGTTGTTCTCGCTCAACGCTGTGGATGCCGACTGGAAGGGCCGGCTGTATTCCACGGTAAAGTCCATGTTCTTTGAAAGCAACCCTCGTGTACAGATCGAAGCGGCCGTTTATTTGTGGCAAACGGGCGACGACCCAGAGCGGGAGAATGTGCTCGCCTATCTCGGTTATTTGCTTTCGGTGAAGAACGCCAACCGGCGTTCGGCCGGTTTGTATCTCGTGGCCGCGCTGAAGCCCGAGGGATGGGAGGAGACCTTGCTCGCAAACCTGCAGTCTTCGTCGCTGCAGGTGTTTATCAAAAGCGTTGAAATCATTTTCTCCTCGGCATCAAAAAAAACACAGTGCGCCACCCTGCGCGTCGTTGAGGGTCTTTCGCGAAGGCACATCGCCGCGGCGGGGCGCGTGTTGCAACAACAGGGCGCGGCGGCCATCACCGCGATCACGGAATATCTGCGCGGTGCGGACACAAAACGGATGATTGTGGAGTGCATCCATGCCCTGCGCGTCGTCATCGAATCAAGTGCCGAAGGGCTCAAGGGGTATCCACTCTCCCCTGAAACAACGTCGGTTCTCTCGTCATGGGTCCTCAGGGAACTCGAACAAGTCTATCGGGACTGCGTCGCCTGGTCGCTGCTGCAAAAGAAGGACCGGGAGGCGCCCGGAAACGACGGGATGATTTTTCTCGAAGATGCGCTGCGGGAGCACCTTTCAAGAGTGTGCGAATGGGCGCTCGACGTCGCGACGCTGCTTGACCCGAAGGGCGTGATGGTGGCCGGGAGGCGGGACCTTGACGTCAGTGAAAGCACGCAGCGGTTCAACCTGATCGAGCTGCTCGATAATTTCGGCCCGCACCACATCACCATGCTGATAACCCCCATCCTTCGCAGGGACCCGTGGGAAAAGCTCGCGAAAACAGGGAAGGGGTTTTTCACCATCGAAGAGGGGGGCGAACCGGACATCGGCTATTTCGTGCGCTCGTCAAACCGATTGATAAGCATGTGCGCCTTGAATGTGCTCCGGAACATGGCTGATCGGGAGCGGCTCATCACCAAAGAAAAGGAAACGCTGGAAAAGATACGGAAGGATCACCACTCATATGCTGCGAAGGCCGCGGCACAGCTGCTTTCGCCGGAGGCAATGTCGAACACTATGACCATAGATGCTTTTGAATTGCTGGAGCGGGTCATGTCCCTAAAGAAAACGCCGCTGTTCGGCAATGTTCCCGCCGAAAAACTCATGGAACTGGCCGAAATAACCCAGCGGCTCTCCTATCAAAAAGGGACGCTCATCTCCCGGGAAGGAGAGCTTTCCGACCACCTCTACATCGTGGCCAAGGGAAGCTTAAAAATTGTTAAGGTAAAGAACAATGTAAAAAGTATTTTATCTATAGTGCGCAGGGGCGAGACCTACGGCGAGATCGGCCTGTTCAACCAGGCGCCGCGGTCGGCCTCGGCATTGGCCAACGAAGACTGCGAACTGTGGGTGATCCAGCGGAGTGCCCTTAAGAGAATTCTTTTGGATATGCCGGAAATCGCGTATAATCTCCTGGAAGTGTTCAGCGAGAAACTGCGCAAAAGCGGGGATGAGGTGGCCCTGCTCCATACGACGCTGTCAAACAGCATCAAGGAATAA